In Mycobacterium gallinarum, a single window of DNA contains:
- a CDS encoding CAP domain-containing protein gives MKLLTSNSMHEKRPCRDKFDASVPTPRKVKTVKKGSASGLLPRLTLGIVAVLGVQALLIPPAAHGDNKRLNDGVVANVYTIQRQAGCPNDIIISPTLQLAAQWHARDALANRNVDGDIGSDGSTPQVRAEAAGFSGVVSETVAINPALALSGIELINQWYYDPVDFAVMSDCANTRIGVWSENSIDRTVVVAVYGKPQ, from the coding sequence ATGAAATTGCTTACGAGTAACTCGATGCACGAAAAGCGCCCTTGCCGTGACAAATTCGACGCTTCGGTACCCACTCCACGCAAGGTGAAGACGGTCAAAAAGGGATCGGCGTCCGGTCTCCTGCCCCGTTTGACACTAGGCATCGTTGCAGTACTTGGCGTGCAAGCACTACTGATACCGCCAGCCGCGCACGGCGACAACAAGCGACTCAATGACGGCGTGGTAGCCAATGTCTACACCATTCAACGCCAGGCGGGCTGCCCGAACGACATCATCATTAGCCCGACCCTCCAGCTCGCTGCCCAGTGGCACGCGCGCGATGCGCTGGCCAACCGCAACGTCGACGGCGACATTGGATCGGATGGTTCCACGCCCCAGGTGCGGGCGGAAGCCGCGGGATTTAGCGGCGTGGTGTCTGAAACCGTTGCGATAAATCCAGCACTCGCGTTGAGCGGCATCGAGCTGATCAACCAGTGGTATTACGACCCGGTCGATTTTGCGGTCATGTCTGACTGTGCAAACACCCGGATCGGGGTGTGGTCAGAGAATTCCATCGACCGCACAGTTGTAGTTGCGGTATACGGCAAGCCTCAATGA
- a CDS encoding ketopantoate reductase family protein → MRVLILGAGGLGSVLGGYLANTGVDVTLVGRPAHTEAITRDGLRITGRRGDLVITDNLTAVNQTAKASGHFDYLVLAVKGKDTAQALAEADGLRDVVSSALSVQNTVEKDATLAGWLGPDRVIGASTIEGGTLLEPGLVRNHLTAEVTAYFGELDGSCSARVDDLTAAFTNAGLPAMAVGNIEQVEWEKLAQIALAAAWSVTALGAIPGASVFEGMEVPEGAMYFVALAKDLLAVYRAKGYEPMNFFAPLSRLKELDALPTDEAIKFVIGQGKVMREKGSTGHPSMYEDVLRRRKTEVDFMLGPYVAAAEELGMDVPTLRVAYQIIKTVDGFLA, encoded by the coding sequence ATGCGCGTCTTGATCCTCGGCGCGGGCGGGCTCGGTTCGGTCCTGGGCGGCTATTTGGCGAACACTGGCGTGGATGTCACCCTGGTCGGTAGGCCGGCGCACACCGAGGCGATCACCCGCGACGGCCTCCGAATCACGGGCCGCCGGGGCGACCTGGTGATCACCGACAACTTGACAGCGGTCAACCAGACCGCCAAGGCCAGTGGACACTTCGATTACCTAGTGTTGGCGGTGAAAGGCAAAGATACGGCGCAGGCGCTGGCAGAGGCTGACGGGCTGCGCGATGTCGTGAGCAGCGCGTTGTCGGTGCAGAACACCGTCGAGAAAGATGCGACTCTCGCCGGGTGGCTTGGGCCGGACCGGGTGATCGGAGCCTCCACGATCGAGGGCGGTACCTTGCTCGAACCGGGCCTCGTACGCAATCACCTAACAGCTGAGGTGACCGCTTACTTTGGGGAACTTGACGGCTCATGCAGTGCGCGCGTCGACGACCTGACGGCTGCCTTCACTAACGCCGGCCTTCCTGCAATGGCGGTGGGCAACATTGAGCAGGTCGAGTGGGAAAAGCTCGCGCAGATCGCGCTGGCGGCCGCGTGGTCGGTCACCGCGCTGGGCGCAATCCCTGGCGCCTCGGTCTTCGAGGGCATGGAGGTGCCTGAGGGAGCGATGTACTTCGTCGCGCTGGCGAAGGACCTTCTCGCGGTCTACCGCGCGAAGGGTTACGAGCCGATGAACTTCTTTGCGCCTCTATCCCGTCTCAAGGAACTCGACGCCCTTCCGACGGACGAGGCGATCAAGTTTGTCATCGGACAGGGCAAAGTAATGCGCGAGAAGGGAAGCACGGGCCACCCCTCGATGTACGAGGATGTTCTGCGACGACGTAAGACAGAGGTCGACTTCATGCTGGGCCCTTACGTCGCCGCCGCTGAAGAACTGGGCATGGATGTGCCCACGCTGCGAGTCGCCTACCAGATCATTAAGACCGTCGACGGATTCCTGGCCTAG
- a CDS encoding cupin domain-containing protein: MTLSRDEIDEFSESMARAAGRDSQHVGEEHLVVSSDDAHWIQTGSPSQIGLLLRIPARSVEFFLQKIPGGEGSDLHRHVHESVHFVRYGSGWSEIGDQRVRWSAGDFVYTPPWIWHRHYADEGPDVEMIVIENSRLLAALDATQRESMGNTSFADAFGEQ, from the coding sequence ATGACGCTATCCCGTGACGAGATAGATGAATTCTCGGAGAGTATGGCACGAGCAGCAGGCCGCGACAGCCAGCACGTGGGGGAGGAGCACCTTGTCGTTAGCTCCGACGACGCGCACTGGATCCAGACTGGCAGCCCATCTCAGATTGGGCTGCTACTACGAATACCTGCTCGCTCGGTAGAGTTTTTTCTGCAGAAGATTCCCGGGGGCGAGGGCAGTGACCTCCATCGACACGTACATGAGTCGGTTCACTTCGTGCGATATGGCTCGGGTTGGTCGGAGATTGGCGATCAACGCGTCCGGTGGAGCGCGGGCGACTTCGTGTATACGCCGCCGTGGATCTGGCATCGCCATTATGCCGACGAGGGGCCTGACGTGGAGATGATCGTCATCGAGAATTCCCGCCTGCTGGCTGCGCTGGACGCCACTCAGAGGGAAAGCATGGGCAACACTAGCTTCGCCGACGCCTTCGGCGAGCAGTAG
- a CDS encoding TetR family transcriptional regulator, with amino-acid sequence MQLLKEREYGEVTVDAIAAIARASKAVLYPRWTTTAALVLAARTVTVDHVADSIDTGTLRSDLLALNAQECKHTPVERCHGICGLSDYRVM; translated from the coding sequence TTGCAGCTGCTGAAAGAGCGGGAGTACGGCGAGGTGACGGTCGACGCCATTGCCGCCATCGCCCGTGCCAGCAAGGCCGTTCTCTACCCGCGCTGGACCACCACGGCAGCGCTGGTCTTGGCGGCAAGAACGGTAACCGTTGATCACGTCGCGGACTCAATCGACACCGGAACGCTACGGAGCGATCTGCTGGCTTTGAACGCACAGGAATGCAAGCACACCCCCGTCGAACGTTGCCACGGGATATGCGGTCTCTCTGACTACCGGGTTATGTAG
- a CDS encoding dihydrodipicolinate synthase family protein — MTITTPLGSDARAWATENLRGFYMCPVTPLTDDFELDEDGLRQNIDAFVEMGCTGLVVGGFFAEGWNMTLAEWQRYHEVVADATAGRLPLFTIILDSSAYQAVERLRFVASLGFTGAEIMNPSVQLKTDDDVVDYFDFVAPATGLALVLYRTPVSSFVYTHDAVARIAEHSNVIGIKNGTLSWTDSIALRRRFGDRLVISEPNERYWAHDAALFGGRVLYGELSLILYGKRRQELHHYTDLAFAGELAGALPVSAKLDAIRQVYEEVLIGRIAATGSYVAAMPYLKAWFELLGLRAGPVRPPVKARLSAPEREVLQEKLTAAEAI; from the coding sequence ATGACCATCACGACACCGCTCGGATCCGATGCTAGGGCGTGGGCCACCGAGAACCTTCGAGGCTTCTATATGTGTCCTGTCACGCCCCTCACCGACGATTTCGAGCTGGACGAGGACGGTCTGCGGCAGAACATCGACGCGTTTGTGGAGATGGGTTGCACTGGCCTCGTCGTCGGCGGCTTTTTCGCTGAGGGATGGAACATGACACTGGCCGAATGGCAGCGCTACCACGAGGTAGTCGCTGACGCCACCGCCGGCCGCCTTCCCTTGTTTACGATCATTCTGGACTCGTCGGCGTACCAGGCGGTCGAAAGATTACGCTTCGTGGCGTCTCTGGGCTTCACCGGCGCCGAGATAATGAACCCATCGGTTCAGCTCAAGACGGACGACGACGTCGTAGACTACTTCGACTTCGTGGCCCCTGCCACCGGGCTGGCGCTAGTGCTCTACCGGACGCCGGTATCCAGTTTCGTGTACACCCACGACGCCGTCGCTCGCATCGCCGAGCACTCCAACGTCATCGGGATCAAGAATGGCACTTTGAGTTGGACCGACAGCATCGCATTACGCCGCCGCTTCGGGGACCGCCTTGTCATCAGCGAGCCGAATGAGCGCTATTGGGCGCATGATGCTGCGCTCTTCGGGGGTCGGGTGCTTTATGGGGAGCTCTCCCTGATCCTGTACGGGAAACGGCGGCAGGAACTGCACCACTACACCGACCTTGCCTTCGCTGGTGAACTGGCGGGGGCACTGCCTGTGTCGGCGAAGCTGGACGCAATCCGCCAGGTGTACGAAGAGGTGCTCATCGGCCGCATCGCGGCAACGGGTTCCTACGTCGCGGCGATGCCTTATCTGAAGGCGTGGTTCGAGCTGTTGGGGCTTCGTGCCGGCCCGGTACGGCCGCCCGTCAAAGCCCGGCTGTCTGCTCCGGAGCGCGAAGTTCTGCAGGAGAAACTGACGGCCGCGGAGGCCATTTGA
- a CDS encoding AraC family transcriptional regulator, protein MAATAKIGESYFSRRETVCTEQLSAAEHLASEIFTPHRLRFSGRGQRLNARLSAARIGAVTIGYLRYGADVELVNSTALDDYHINVPLTSHADSWCGSATAQATPTQAAVFLPGRPAGIKWAADCGQLCVKFSRADLELELEGLLGRPAIRPLNITHSMNLTADSSRAWLALLSILYREVSRPESIVQHPMTGRHFEHLLMHGFLLAQPHYQAMALAAADQQAAPPPKVLRTALDLIEEHPERSWTTTDLAREVGIGVRALQESFRRHVGVPPLTYLREVRLIRAHAELAASSEGAVTVARVAMKWGFGHLGRFSADYRRKFGVTPQHTLRAS, encoded by the coding sequence ATGGCGGCGACGGCGAAGATCGGGGAATCGTACTTCAGCCGACGGGAGACCGTATGCACTGAACAGTTGAGCGCGGCCGAGCACCTCGCTTCGGAAATTTTCACGCCGCACCGTCTCCGCTTCTCCGGGCGCGGCCAGCGGTTGAATGCCCGGCTCAGCGCCGCCCGCATCGGTGCTGTGACCATCGGTTATCTTCGGTACGGTGCAGATGTCGAACTCGTCAATTCGACTGCGCTCGATGATTACCACATCAACGTTCCCCTCACGAGCCACGCCGATTCGTGGTGCGGCTCAGCCACTGCTCAAGCGACGCCCACCCAGGCGGCGGTTTTCCTCCCAGGCCGTCCTGCTGGCATCAAGTGGGCCGCCGACTGTGGCCAGCTATGCGTGAAGTTCAGCCGCGCGGATCTGGAACTCGAACTCGAAGGCTTGCTTGGAAGACCTGCGATTAGACCGTTGAATATCACGCATAGCATGAACCTGACGGCGGACAGCAGCCGGGCCTGGCTTGCGCTGCTATCGATACTGTACCGAGAGGTCTCTCGCCCTGAGAGCATCGTGCAACATCCGATGACCGGGCGACATTTCGAACACTTGCTTATGCATGGGTTTCTACTCGCCCAACCCCATTACCAGGCCATGGCGCTCGCCGCCGCCGACCAACAAGCGGCGCCGCCGCCCAAAGTGCTGAGGACAGCACTCGACCTGATTGAGGAGCATCCCGAACGGAGTTGGACGACAACCGATCTTGCGCGCGAGGTTGGTATCGGTGTCCGCGCTCTTCAAGAGAGCTTCAGGCGGCACGTCGGGGTTCCCCCGCTCACGTATCTGCGCGAAGTCCGGCTAATCCGTGCGCACGCAGAACTGGCGGCGTCGTCCGAGGGTGCCGTCACTGTTGCCCGCGTAGCGATGAAGTGGGGCTTTGGTCATTTGGGTCGCTTCAGCGCGGACTATCGGCGCAAGTTCGGCGTCACTCCCCAACATACTTTGCGCGCGAGCTGA
- a CDS encoding MarR family winged helix-turn-helix transcriptional regulator, producing MERVETQPLGYLLHRLTSALRSEVTVTVLTPLGLSFPQYLCMRLLSQSPSMSNAQLARGINVSPQAMNRVVRGLQKRSLVVRAAVVPSGRSQPIELSFEGAELLKRTNSGVRAAERRVLAEFGEQDRRDLLKLLATLGHG from the coding sequence GTGGAACGGGTTGAAACCCAGCCGCTGGGCTACCTTCTGCACCGCTTAACTTCGGCGCTGCGTAGCGAGGTGACGGTCACGGTGCTCACGCCACTGGGTTTGTCCTTCCCGCAGTACCTATGCATGCGCTTGTTGTCGCAATCGCCCAGCATGTCCAATGCGCAGTTGGCGCGCGGTATCAACGTGTCCCCACAAGCTATGAACAGGGTGGTGCGGGGATTGCAGAAGCGCAGCTTAGTGGTGCGGGCCGCAGTAGTGCCGTCTGGGCGATCACAGCCCATCGAGTTATCGTTCGAGGGCGCCGAGCTGCTCAAGCGCACCAATTCCGGTGTGCGCGCGGCCGAACGGCGTGTTCTCGCCGAGTTCGGCGAACAGGACCGGCGTGACTTGCTGAAGCTACTCGCTACGCTGGGACATGGGTGA
- a CDS encoding aromatic-ring-hydroxylating dioxygenase subunit beta, protein MVAMVEQQILLRSEMENFLFQEAELLNDGRFHDWLELCAEDIRYIIPLRMSRERANGDGNSTTMTHWDDDYAGLQLRVLRLDTEYAWAEDPPSRIRHHVSNVRVQPGTGTDEYDVRSNLLVFRNRGDSPKHDLISAERHDVIRRSEVGLRLASRRVVLDHAVVGTHNLANFF, encoded by the coding sequence ATGGTAGCGATGGTCGAACAACAGATTCTTCTCCGCAGTGAGATGGAGAATTTTCTGTTTCAAGAGGCGGAACTGTTAAACGACGGCCGGTTTCACGATTGGCTGGAATTGTGTGCCGAAGATATCCGGTACATCATCCCGTTGCGCATGAGCAGAGAACGCGCCAACGGCGACGGAAATTCGACGACAATGACCCACTGGGACGACGACTACGCAGGCTTGCAGCTGCGGGTGCTACGTCTGGACACCGAATACGCATGGGCAGAAGATCCGCCCTCACGGATCCGACACCACGTGTCGAATGTGCGGGTACAGCCCGGGACAGGGACGGACGAATACGATGTCCGCTCCAATCTCCTTGTGTTCCGAAACAGGGGGGACAGTCCGAAGCACGACCTCATCTCTGCGGAGCGCCACGATGTCATCCGCCGCAGTGAGGTGGGCCTGCGGTTAGCGAGCCGACGGGTAGTGCTTGATCACGCCGTTGTCGGCACCCACAACCTGGCTAACTTCTTTTAA
- a CDS encoding ferredoxin gives MVHADIDPRRCCGYRLCVDVAPDVFAINAAGKAKTLVGDIPVGSRGPCGIARVPVGGDHHTRCRPPAIAPLTAHIRRRPIAPRRRDGIVRG, from the coding sequence ATGGTCCATGCGGACATCGATCCACGTCGGTGCTGCGGCTACCGTTTGTGCGTTGACGTCGCGCCAGACGTCTTCGCGATCAACGCCGCTGGGAAGGCGAAAACATTGGTGGGCGACATTCCGGTTGGTAGTCGCGGCCCGTGCGGCATCGCACGAGTGCCCGTCGGCGGCGATCACCATACGCGATGCCGACCGCCAGCGATAGCGCCGCTAACGGCTCACATCAGAAGAAGGCCGATAGCTCCTCGACGACGTGATGGGATTGTTAGAGGTTGA